The DNA segment ATAACACTACAAGAATAATTAAACCACACGCTAAACCTGCCAATACAAGCGTATATCCTAAATTTGTTTTTGCATCAAATAATAAAGCTTGGTAAAAAAGTATAGTCTCAGCACCCTCTCGATATACAGCTAAAAATACGCTAAGCCATAAAGTTTTAGCACAATTATTAGAAATAGATTCTATAGCTTGAGATTTAACATAATTTGCCCACTTTTTATTTTGTGCATTAGATAAAAGCCAAAATCCAACATAAATAAGTAAAACAACAGCTACAAGCATCGTAATGCCTTCTAATAATTCTCTACTTTGTCCAGCATATTCTTTAAAAAACCACGATACTAAAAAAGCTGTTACAAAACTTAAGAATACTCCACTCCAAAGTGCTGAATAGACTATATTTAAACGCTTTTTGTTACCACTTTGAACCAAATAAGACACTATTGCTACAATAATAATTAAAGCTTCTAAGCCTTCTCTTAAAATAATTCCTAAAGCCCATATAAACAAAGATAAAGGTGAAGAATTTTGAATACTATCTAAAGAACTTTCTATTAAGGCATTTAGTTCGCCAAAATTTCTCTCTAACTCTTCTTTTGAAGCACTTGCTTTGATAAGCGCAACGCCTTTAGAAAAATAACTTTCAATTTTTAATTTTAAAGCACTATCAATAGCTCCTATCTTGCTTTCCATTCCACTTGCTTCAAATATATCTAAATATACATTTTGCAAAGCGTCAATACTATCTAAATTAAAACCTTCATAATTTTTTAATATCTCATTTAATGCAAATTTAATATCTTCAGAAACTTTACTATAATCTTTAAAATTTTCATCATTTGATTTAAAACCTTGAATTTGTAAAACCGATAACTCTTCTTTTGGCAACATCAAAAAAGCTTCATATATCAAATCAACTATATTTGAAATTTCACTTCTTATAGCTTTTTCATCAATCGAATTTTCATTTATTTCTATTATTATTTTTCTTAAACTAGTTTGAATTTCTTTATCCAAATTTGCTCTTGTATATCTTGCAACTAGAATCTC comes from the Campylobacter insulaenigrae NCTC 12927 genome and includes:
- a CDS encoding ferrirhodotorulic acid transporter inner membrane protein, translated to MLKHFFPLLILLLYSLTFARDINYKEESQIIKSILSESMSLYKENKNLEAKKKVEDAYFQHFENMEGSIGRNIGKKVIVMERKFNSLRKMYKDKEEISKIEALISSLSFDLDEVTPALEEGFQLQAEASDTSYDKQEAENSSIKAEKERQAAAAAMFANLLGEELGANKLDLNSSQEKQVDNEKNLLSLQEASMLDDRLQFLLDNISSKLDQAALAFLNKDYQKAKNFIQSALFDDYRNSKVEILVARYTRANLDKEIQTSLRKIIIEINENSIDEKAIRSEISNIVDLIYEAFLMLPKEELSVLQIQGFKSNDENFKDYSKVSEDIKFALNEILKNYEGFNLDSIDALQNVYLDIFEASGMESKIGAIDSALKLKIESYFSKGVALIKASASKEELERNFGELNALIESSLDSIQNSSPLSLFIWALGIILREGLEALIIIVAIVSYLVQSGNKKRLNIVYSALWSGVFLSFVTAFLVSWFFKEYAGQSRELLEGITMLVAVVLLIYVGFWLLSNAQNKKWANYVKSQAIESISNNCAKTLWLSVFLAVYREGAETILFYQALLFDAKTNLGYTLVLAGLACGLIILVVLYFLLKSGALKIPVKQFFYITSYIIFYMVFVFTGKGIGELIEAKVITPNLLPFDFNGILWLGIYPYYESIIPQFIVLTLLVTGIFITNQISHKKENT